CTTCTGCAGAAGGACGGCCTGCCCCTGTCTCTACCCTTCGAAAGCAAACCCTTTCTCAGAAAAGACCCCCAGGCAAGCACTGACCACATTGGGGTCATACAGGATACCGCTGTTGCATGAAATCTCTTCGAGTGCCTTGTCTATACCCAGTGGGGGACGGTAGGGCCGATGGGAGGTCATGGCCTCAACAACATCCGCCACGCCCAGTATTCGGGCCTCTATGAGGAGCTTGTCTTCCCGGATGCCCGAAGGATAGCCGGAGCCGTTCATCCTTTCGTGGTGCTGAACTACAATGTCGGCAATCGGCCAGGGGAATTCTACAGTCTTCAATATATCGTAACCAACCTGGCTGTGGACCTTGATCAACTGGAACTCGATATCGGTCAGGATGCCGGGCTTGCTGAGGATTTCTT
This genomic interval from Chloroflexota bacterium contains the following:
- a CDS encoding HD-GYP domain-containing protein; amino-acid sequence: IQAIALTSESRDRYTAGHQRRVAQLGCAIAREMGFTPDQTQAIRIAGLLHDIGKISVPQEILSKPGILTDIEFQLIKVHSQVGYDILKTVEFPWPIADIVVQHHERMNGSGYPSGIREDKLLIEARILGVADVVEAMTSHRPYRPPLGIDKALEEISCNSGILYDPNVVSACLGVFSEKGFAFEG